The window CAGcttgcatacacctctggctcaGTTACGCCGTCCTGCCAGAGACGTGAGGTCACCGAACTGTCATAGCTACCctacagatcacgtacacgcacaacGTAAGAGAGGTCGGCACGGTAGGAGTGGTTAGTAGTTGCCACTTGTTTCTCTATTGTTATTATGAACTTGTCGTCTTGGTGTAGTCGTTGATCTTCTAAATGCATGAGACTGCGCTGATTAGTTCGAATTATGAGTTCAGAATGCTGCAAGTACGGGAACCGCCATTGTTTACAAACCAAATGTATATTTTTTATTGTCTTTTATACGAATAGTATTACGACAAACCGAgaatttttttctgaatttttggtgaaGCAAATGAGGGTCAGCGGTATCTGGGaggcggccgccccgctgccgggcgaccggtcctccagaggcttttctgcaaaaaatttCTACCGCCCCGCAGTGGGGCGACCAGGGGCGGCCCAGGTAtattcctataaattttgaaaatgaaaatatatttttgtaaaaaacaaaaaataaaaaaaccgctcgCCTGAAATCTAGCAGGCCTTGCTCGCTCTGCACAGAGCACAGGCCTTCCTGGCTACTATCAAACGAAGCACCAGCCTACcccgcggttttttcttttttatattttttaaaaataaaaatttcaaaaatatatgtccgttttgaaatatttcaaaaataccctccggtcgcccccccatagggcgacaggccttacgtgtaatttttttcttccagggacctcattgcgaattttaaaaaaaaattacacttaaggcctgtcgccctatgggaagCGACCGgtggtatttttgaaatatttcaaaacggatatatatttttaaaatttttatttttaaaaaatataaaaaagaaaaaaccgccctACTGGGCCTCGATTACATGAGGCCCATAAAACAACGGGGCCGCAACTCCGCGAGATATTTCTCCCGCGGCCCGCACCCATCTCGTCTCCTCCCACTTCGCCGGCGCGGGTAAGCCACTCCCGCTACCGCGACCGCGAGctcgcctcggcctcgtccCCCACCCGCTGGTCCGTACCACGCACGCCGCAGCGCCGGCCATGGACGCCGTGCTACCTCCCCTCCTCATCGGCGGCGTACTCTCAGTCTCCGTCTCCACCGCCACCAAAGCCGCCAGCCGAGCCATTTCAGCCCCCCACCGCTCGCCCTCCGCCCTCCGTTTGACTTCTGCCCATCGGGGCCGGCACGGCTTCCCCCTCCTCGCCACTGCTTCAGAGTCGCCTTCCACCCCGCTAGCCGCCGCTTTGTCTGAGAGCCACTCGCGCTCTCCCTCAAGGTGGGTAGTGGTGATGGATAGCCCcccggcggccgcgggaggCAGCGGGGTCTCCCGCGCGGACGCTGTGGATTATTACGCCTCCACACTGGCCGGGGTCGTGGGGAGGTGAGTAGTTTGGCATTCCGTTGCAAACTGGAGCAGGTAGCTTCTACTCGACGGTTTTCGATGCTGAAAACGTTGTGTTCTGGGTGATGTACTGCAGTGAGGAGGATGCGCAGATGCGCATATACGAGGCTTCGTGGGAGGGGAGCTACGAGTTCCGCTGCGAGATCGACGAGGAAGCGTCAAAGGAGCTTGCAAGTACGGATACCTTTTCATGCAATGCAGTTACACAAGGTTTATGTAAGTTAACCCTAGCAGTGTGAGAAATGGTAGGCTGAGACAATTGTACAAGTTTATCGATGACTGCTGTCTCTCCTATCATGCCATTCTCTGAATAACTGAATTGCTATGTTCTTCGAATTCAGATTAAGATATACTGTCGTGAAAGAGTTTTGGTAGTTCGGAAATTGCACAGATGGTTGGACTGATTTTGATGTTGTTAGTCAGAATTAGCACCTCTGATTAACAATTGAAAAGTACTTGAAGAGATATATGCTTGAAACTCGTATGATTTGCTTCTTACAACGTTCTCAATTTACAGAGATGCCTGGAGTATTATCTGTTCGTCCAGATATGGGTCATAAATTGGAGATGGATAATGATGGTTTGAGTCTCTCGACAGACCTTGTAAGCATCAGGGATGGTGGTTCAAAATCTTCAAGTGGGAAAAATGAGTTTTGGCTTGTTCGAATGGAGAAGCCTGGTGTTGAAGTCGTAACAAAGGCACAAATGGTGGACCACTATACCCAAATCCTTATGAAAGTATTGGGGAAGTATGTAATCTCATCAGCAACCTTGCTACTACTTTGCTAGAATCTGTCTGCCATGCGTGTGACATAAACTATTGttatctttttaaaaaaaatcagcgAACAGGATGCCCACGTTAGCATATATCACATTTCATGGGAAAGGGATTATGGTTTCTGCTGTCACATTGATGAAGAATGTGCAAAGGAGTTGGCTGGTGAGCAACTTGGGTTATTTACATACAGTATTGACTACTTTCCTCTTCCTGTCTTTGGATGCATTGACACACTAACTTTGCATACCAGATGTTCCTGGGGTGTTATCTGTTCGACCAGATACAAACTTTGGATCAGacaacaaagattacaaaggttCATTCTCATTTCTTCTGCTTCTGCTGAATATCCACTCATTTCCTAACACTGATATCGAAAGACCCACCTACTAATTATATGTGCGTCATTTGAAACCAAAATTCCTTTCTCACTGAAGACATTTTATGATGCATTTCATTTCAATACAGGAGAACGCGAATGCTGGTAGACAAATCTTGTGCCGTGGTTTGACCGTTTGACTAGTTTTCCATTCTAAAATGATATTTAGAGTTAATCATTGAAAGATTGAATTAGTCCCAGAAGCAATCTTTATGAACTTAATTGAAGACTAGACCATTTATAGAATGGGGGAAGATTCTGTTTTTTACCCCGAACTGAAATCCTGTTTCTTATCCTACTTTGCCAATACCTTTCTAGGCTCGTTCCTTTGATCTGATCAATAATATTAAGGATGCCATCTATATTCAGTTTTGGTTATTAATCCTAGGGTCTTAATTCAGTATATCTGATTTTCCTACACTTTGTACATCTTACGACATGAATGTTCATAATTCTAAGAAAGCTTGGATAAAACACCCACTACCCAGATGGTAAATGCTCTTGACGTTTCAGGTAACGAAGGCATCAAATCATCAGAAGGGACTGGAGTGGCCAATATCAAAACTAAAAGGCTCTTTGTTACAGGTAAAGTACAACATATACTATGCATGTATTTCAGCTAATTTGTTTATTCATGTATCACTAACGCCTGGGTGGGTCTTCCCTTCTTTACATGAAGTAATATTTCTGTGTCTTTTATGTTGAACGAAGTATGTGAATTCATTCCATAATTCCATgccctgatttttttttaaaaaataagaaaGTCTTGTTGTTAGCCGTGTAACGTAAATTGGACAATTTAAGCATCCTTGAGAATGAGTAGCCTTGATCAGATCTAGTACTGGTTAGATGCAACTAAGGAGTAGAAAGGAACCATAGTCTTTATCATACACAAGCCATCAGATTTACAGGCCATAAGAAAATGGTTGAAGCAAGCTTATATTGGACCAGTTCATGAGGCCAACAGCATTAACATGTATACACTATGGTAGAAAATTATATCTGTTTTGAT is drawn from Panicum virgatum strain AP13 chromosome 1N, P.virgatum_v5, whole genome shotgun sequence and contains these coding sequences:
- the LOC120657128 gene encoding organelle RRM domain-containing protein 1, chloroplastic-like, whose product is MDAVLPPLLIGGVLSVSVSTATKAASRAISAPHRSPSALRLTSAHRGRHGFPLLATASESPSTPLAAALSESHSRSPSRWVVVMDSPPAAAGGSGVSRADAVDYYASTLAGVVGSEEDAQMRIYEASWEGSYEFRCEIDEEASKELAKMPGVLSVRPDMGHKLEMDNDGLSLSTDLVSIRDGGSKSSSGKNEFWLVRMEKPGVEVVTKAQMVDHYTQILMKVLGNEQDAHVSIYHISWERDYGFCCHIDEECAKELADVPGVLSVRPDTNFGSDNKDYKGNEGIKSSEGTGVANIKTKRLFVTGLSFYTSEKTLRAAFEPFGELVEVKIIMDKISKRSKGYAFIEYTTEEAGSAALKAMNGQIINGWMIIVDVAKTRSRDHQSGRPNQTFRPPYHTR